From Achromobacter spanius, a single genomic window includes:
- a CDS encoding FadR/GntR family transcriptional regulator produces MKVNRVYARAALGAWATGKGRTMAQYNGSRNTYSNHKEFTMASGDFDSLGLIDVPKSCDMLAARLRNQILSGVYPAGTQLPAERDLVAQTGISRNAIREGLRILEAEGLVQTRLGRYGGSFVCQPSDEMFARHFRVYARGRKLPLEALLEARESLEPRIAMLAAANRNDEDLDELKGVLERIAAPAAQDPACFLAETRKWIYGVSTASHNELLRVFMTSLAELIHDLSGVEDFTSEDSRKEIIHIYERIFQAIADGDVAAAGRRTERHVKAYSDRARKAGLTL; encoded by the coding sequence ATGAAAGTCAATCGGGTCTACGCCCGGGCCGCGCTGGGCGCATGGGCAACTGGGAAGGGGCGCACGATGGCGCAATACAATGGTTCAAGAAATACATATTCCAACCATAAGGAATTCACTATGGCTTCTGGCGATTTCGACTCGCTCGGACTGATCGACGTCCCCAAGTCTTGCGACATGCTTGCGGCCCGGCTGCGGAATCAGATCCTGTCCGGTGTCTACCCCGCGGGCACGCAGTTGCCCGCCGAGCGCGACTTGGTCGCGCAAACCGGCATCAGCCGCAATGCGATCCGGGAAGGACTACGCATCCTGGAGGCCGAGGGCCTGGTACAGACGCGGCTAGGGCGTTATGGCGGATCGTTCGTCTGCCAGCCGTCGGACGAAATGTTCGCGCGCCACTTCCGGGTCTATGCGCGCGGCCGCAAGCTGCCTTTGGAGGCTTTGCTGGAAGCCCGCGAATCGCTCGAACCCAGGATCGCGATGCTGGCCGCGGCCAACCGGAACGACGAAGACCTCGACGAACTGAAGGGCGTACTGGAACGCATCGCGGCGCCCGCAGCCCAGGATCCGGCTTGTTTCCTGGCGGAAACCCGCAAGTGGATCTACGGCGTTTCGACCGCCAGCCACAATGAATTGCTGCGCGTGTTCATGACGTCGCTGGCCGAGCTGATCCATGACTTGTCGGGCGTTGAGGACTTCACCTCCGAGGACAGCCGCAAGGAAATCATCCACATCTACGAGCGCATCTTCCAGGCGATCGCGGACGGCGACGTCGCGGCTGCCGGACGTCGTACCGAAAGGCATGTGAAGGCCTATTCAGATCGTGCGCGCAAGGCGGGATTGACGCTGTAG
- a CDS encoding LacI family DNA-binding transcriptional regulator, whose translation MPVKNKVTILDVAKLAGVSQGSVSRVVTGKNWVSEDLRERVEAAVKQLGFRPNANAQGLKSQRSRAVAALVSDISNPLHGRFLASAEGVLSQAGYLLFVSSTHNLLDRELDLLKGYSAGRVDGLIVAHSDEGNKSLSRALKASNLPIVFHDRDPHGIGDTVICDHAKGAFDATTYLASLGHRRIAVMTPPAAIRPGRERLLGYKEALSAAKVRLDERLVATVDASDERAYEVARTLLASVRTRPSAIICLGTRMLAGVLEACADAGLSIPRDISLIGIGDTDLVRLHHPPITTVRWDIEDCGRQAADLMLDRLDPARGAAGSKIQVRHAAVELVTRGSCAPPRS comes from the coding sequence ATGCCGGTCAAGAACAAGGTAACCATCCTGGACGTAGCCAAACTTGCCGGCGTATCGCAGGGCAGTGTTTCGCGCGTGGTCACCGGCAAGAACTGGGTCTCCGAGGATCTTAGAGAACGCGTTGAAGCGGCGGTCAAGCAACTCGGCTTCCGACCGAATGCCAATGCCCAGGGATTGAAGAGTCAGCGGTCGCGCGCCGTGGCTGCCCTTGTGTCGGACATCTCGAATCCGCTGCACGGCCGCTTTCTGGCCAGCGCCGAAGGCGTGCTGAGCCAGGCCGGTTACCTGCTGTTTGTGTCCAGCACGCATAATCTGCTGGACCGGGAGCTGGATCTGCTCAAGGGTTACAGCGCCGGCCGGGTGGATGGGCTGATCGTCGCGCACAGCGACGAGGGCAACAAAAGCCTGAGCCGCGCCCTCAAGGCCTCGAACCTGCCCATTGTCTTTCACGATCGTGACCCCCATGGCATCGGCGACACCGTCATCTGCGACCATGCGAAGGGCGCATTCGACGCAACAACGTATCTCGCGTCGCTCGGCCACCGACGGATCGCGGTGATGACGCCGCCGGCGGCCATTCGTCCGGGGCGCGAACGGCTTCTGGGCTACAAGGAAGCGCTGTCGGCTGCCAAAGTGCGCCTTGATGAACGGCTCGTCGCCACCGTCGACGCCTCGGACGAACGGGCTTATGAAGTGGCTCGGACGTTGCTGGCCTCGGTGCGCACCCGACCCAGCGCGATCATCTGCCTGGGCACGAGAATGCTTGCCGGTGTCCTTGAGGCCTGCGCCGATGCCGGCCTCAGCATTCCTCGGGATATTTCGCTGATCGGCATCGGGGACACTGATCTGGTTCGCCTGCATCATCCCCCCATCACCACGGTGCGCTGGGACATCGAAGATTGCGGTCGGCAGGCTGCCGATTTGATGCTCGACCGGCTGGATCCCGCGCGAGGCGCGGCCGGCAGCAAGATTCAGGTACGGCACGCGGCGGTGGAACTGGTCACTCGCGGATCCTGCGCGCCTCCCCGGTCCTAG